The following are encoded in a window of Camarhynchus parvulus chromosome 1A, STF_HiC, whole genome shotgun sequence genomic DNA:
- the SNU13 gene encoding NHP2-like protein 1 gives MSEAEVNPKAYPLADAQLTKTLLDLVQQSCNYKQLRKGANEATKTLNRGIAEFIVMAADAEPLEIILHLPLLCEDKNVPYVFVRSKQALGRACGVSRPVIACSITIKEGSQLKPQIQSVQQAIERLLV, from the exons aGTGAGGCAGAAGTGAATCCCAAAGCTTACCCGCTGGCTGATGCACAGCTCACCAAAACGCTGCTGGATCTCGTGCAGCAATCCTGCAACTATAAGCAGCTACGCAAGGGAGCCAATGAAG CCACCAAAACACTGAACAGAGGAATAGCAGAGTTCATTGTGATGGCAGCAGATGCAGAGCCCTTGGAGATCATCCTGCACCTCCCTCTTCTGTGCGAGGACAAGAACGTACCATACGTGTTTGTGCGCTCCAAGCAAGCCCTGGGCCGGGCGTGCGGCGTTTCCCGGCCTGTCATCGCCTGCTCCATCACCATCAAGGAGGGCTCACAGCTAAAGCCTCAGATCCAGTCTGTACAGCAAGCCATAGAAAGACTGTTGGTCTAA